The nucleotide window CCAGCAAAACAAACTCGCCAGTCTTCAGACCGGCCATTAAATCCGCCGCCTGGGTTAAATCCGTGGCAAACTTAACCGGTAGTTTGGAATTGAAGTAATCAAAAATTGCCTGAAGAGAATCGGTTTCAGAACTCTCGATATGACCAATAATCAAGGTCTTGGCCCCAGCTGACTTTAGATGTTCCAAGGTTGGCAGAGCTTTTCGTAAACGAAAATCGTCTCGAATATTACCATTAACAATCGGCACATTTACATCTAAACGAATTATGACTTTTTTACCAGACAGATCTCCGGCAGATTTTAGATTTTTGAAATTCATTTGAATGAATCAGCAATTTTAATCAAAGCGCCAAAAGTTTCCGGATTCAAACTGGCTTTGCCGACCAGAAGACCGTCAGCCTCCCCACCCCTAAGCAGGGCCCCGACATTTTCTTCACTAACTGAACCGCCATAAACCACCCGAAGTGACATCGCGGTTTCTCGATCATAAAGATCAGCGACAACTTTGCGCACAAAAATTATAGCTTCGTGAAGGTCACTTGGGTTAATCGAGCCTTTTTGAAAAGTGCTAATCGCCCAAACCGGTTCATAAGCAATTATCAGATTGACCAGCCCTGACTTTTTGACTCCGACAAGCGCCGATTTAATTTGATCTTTGAGAAAATCTAGATAATTAATCTGCGAATCACGCTCACTCTCACCAACACAAAGTATCGGAATCAAACCGGCCTTAAGAGAGGAGAGAATCTTTTTATTGACCATCACATCAGTCTCACCAAAGCTGCGTCTTTCTGAATGGCCAACAATCACATATTGGGCTCCCACGGCCTTAACCATCGGAGCACTCACTTGGCCGGTAAACGCCTGACCTGTTGTCTCCCAGAAGACATCTTGAGCCCCGATTGAAAATCGGCGACCCGAGACTTTGCTGGCAAAATTTTCGAGATATAGGTAGGACGGACAAATGACAGCCTCGACTCTTTTGGTCCTAGCCATTTTCCGTTTGATAATTCCAAAAATTTCATGGGCAATTTCCGGAGTCTCGGGAGCCATTTTCCAGTTGGCAATCAAAATCTTGTTGTTTTTCTTCATTTATCAATTATAGCAGAACCTGAAACTTGGAGCATGAAACTTGAAACAGTAAAACAAAAAAGGACCCAGTAAAGGGTCCTGAAAGAAAAGGAGGATATTGCTCACCCGAAGGTGATCGGCGCGAGCACAAAGTGCTTTGGCGCTATAAGAACGATTTTTTAGGCAATATCCGCCGGTCTAAGGTTATGGTTGCCTTCAGTGGGCAGCCTACTCGCCAATCAGATTTCCGCGGATTGACACACGGCGGACTAAAATCCGAAGGCCTTGGCTGCTCCACTTACAATTTTACTCCCAAAAACAAAAAAGACAAGTGCTTAAAACGGGTCGGAAGAGAGATCTAGTGCTCACGACTTTCTCGCCAGCGTTTGATTTTCCATTGGCCACCCGGACCGGCAGTAAATAGAGGCTGGGCCAGTCCAATGTTATAAAGAACCTCGGTGTTATTAAACAGAGATAGTTTGTAGCCCGTAACCTCACGCAGAACAACATTGTTATAAAGCCGAATTTCTCCGTGAGGAGCGTAGAGCAAGAGGTTACCGGCAGTGTTGCTCCCGGCAATAATCGCTATCGCCCCGCTCCCCGATTCAGCACCGGTATTACGAGAAACCAGCATTACATAAGAATCTGGATTAGCAACACCATTTGTCTCAGAACCATAGAAGAGCGGGCTGTTTTCCAAGAGAATCCGCCCTTTAGTGGTAGGACTAGACGCGGAGTGGGCCAGAATTGCAACACTCTTGTTTCCCACACTATCATCGACTTTAAATTTAGGACCATTTTTAATGGTGAGATTGCCATTAATCCAAACTGAACCCTTAAGTGTGATTATCGTATTATTGCCACTAATTTCAACATTACAATTTATTTTCTGCGCATTCCAAGTGACGCTCGAGCCAATATATTTAGTCGCGCCGGAACAACTGGTAAGGCCATTCGCAAGTGCATCACTTTCCCACTGGTCAAGAAGCGAGTCGGCAATCGGCATATCAACAGGAAGCTGGTCGGTGCTACTTGGATACAGAGTGCCGTTTACAGTTGTGCCGGAGATACTGGTGTAATAGGCATCTCTGTCGACAACAGAATTAGAAATGCTGTGCGCGTAAGCACTTGAGGTGGCATGAACATTAGTGATACTACCTGAGCTTCCTGCCGATACCACATCCCCATAAATCATATTGGTCGACTGGCCCGAGACGGGACCATTGGAATAGACATTGCCTCTGATTAGGGCACCCTCACCGTTCAGAAAGAGACCACCTAGCCCGACCTGTACTGCAAAATTGAAAGCAAATCCATCAGTTACAGTGATGTCCTTATCCACTGTCCTAAAAATATTATTGTTGTAGGCTGTTGAAAGAATTTGCTTTTCGTTGCTACCTGTCACAGTCAGAGTCGAGCTCGCGGTTGAGCCATCAAGAGTGAGTAATTCGGGGAAATTGGTTGTCTGATTATTCCTGATTCGATAATAGACATCTTCGCTCCCGGATTCAGCCGCAAAATAGCTTTGCTTTGAGGTTTGCAAATCCTGTCCGATACTAAATTGTTTGAGTACCGGATTAACCATCCCGTAAACAACCGTCGTGGTGACGATAGTAAACAAGAGCGAGATTAGGATAACGGTCTGACCGCCTTCCCGACTTTTTGATCTTTTAGTGCTTAAGAAAGTCATTCAATTTAAATAATTAGTCACTGAAGCGGGTAGGAACCGCGCATTACAACTGTCGAATAAAATGATTTGGAGCGATAATCCGAACCACTGCCACTCTCCGTGGCAAGCTCAATTTTAACAGCCTTAGATTTGGTCGCGGTAATCGAGCGAAAAACCAAATTAGTGACTCTCACGGCCGATGAAGTTAGCGGGCCCTGATCTACCCCGTTCTCACTAACATGTAAAACTTGGCCGGAAAGAAAAAATTTAACGGTAAGCGCCGTGCCGGCATCATCAGTGGTGTTGAGAAACAGGATACCAGGAGACGAACCCAGAGTGCTTTGCGCCGTGTCAACACTCGTCGCACCCCTGATCTCCCGCGTCAGACGCTCTAGGGCGGTTTCAGCCGACAATTCTACATTTTGAGCCGAATGCATAGAACGATAAGACTTCGAGAAGGACTGGACTGCGTTCACAATCAAAATCAAAAACATCGTCATCACTGCCACATAAATGAGAATCTCAACAAGAGAGATTCCCCACTCATTTGCCACTCCGCCCTTTTTAGATACTCGAGCAAAAATCATAAGCTAGTTATTAAAGATGTTAGCGAGAATTGTGGAGATCGACTTTGTAGTGGTCGCCCCGGCTGAAAGCCAAGAAACCTCGACGGTTATTTTTTTGGCGTTAGTATCTAAGGTGCCACCGCTCCAGACAATCTTCTTGCTACCATCCCGATAAATTGAAGACAGGGTCACTTTGCGCTCAAAAATTCCGTCAACATACTGATTGACCGAGGTAGCCTGCCAGGTCGTACCATTAAAAGACAGGTAAAAAGGTGAGGCTTGGGAAGCGATATTTGCCGCCCAACCATTATCACGCAAAATTCTGACAGCCTCCACGCCCTCTTCGGCCAAGTAAGCCGCTTGAATTTTCGCCGTATTCGCCGAAGCAATTTTGATCGCCAAAGTCAGAGCCCCGACTGAACCCAACAAAACTGTCGCCAGAATCGCTGTCGCAATCACAATTTCCAAAAGAGAAAAGCCTCGAGACTTTTTAAGTGTCGCCGCCCTTTTTTTGTTTAATAAATCAAACATCAATGACTACATTATACAACCAAAACCAAACTATTCAGTTAGACCTGTTTGATGGATGGTTATTGTTTTAGAATCGGAGGGATCGGTATTAAGTGAGAGTGTGACAGTACCATTCTGTAAGGTGTCCCCGGTCAACCAATCAAACAAAACCTCCGAACCGCCGCCGGTTAAACTAACGGCACTAATCCCAACTGGCGAACCGATGGCTGTCACAACATTGGAAGCATCAGAAGCGGAGTAAGTTGACCCCTTGAAGAGCGTGACTGAATCAGCTTCAAAGTGGACACCATACTGACTCGCCCCTTTAGACCCTAAAGTCATTGCTCTGGCCTGGTTCAAAAGTAAAATAACTGAATTGGTGTCTTTTTCCAAAGCCTGATCACGGTTGAGCGTGACAAACGCACCGTAAGCAAAGGCCGAGAGAATAATTATTATTGAAATAATAACCATTGTCTCAATAAAGGAAAACCCTCGAGAACGAGAACCTGAAGCCTGAAACTTGAAGCTTGAAACAGCCTGATAAAATTTTACTTTCTTCCTGGGTGTTTCATGTTTCATACTTCACACTTCAGGTTAAATTGTATTTACGAGCGAGTACATTGGCGAAATCATCGAGATTGCAAAAAAGCCGACCGCAGCGCCAATGACCACCATCAAAAACGGCTCAATGATTGTGGACATATCCTTGGTGCGCTGTTCCACCTCGGCTTCATAATAAGTGGCTAGCTCCAAAAGCATCGGTGCCAATTGACCGGTTTCTTCACCAACACTCGTCATCTCTGCCACGAAGGTTGGGTAAAGCTTTTCATTTTCGGCAAAAACTGAAGAAATTGTGATACCTTTTTGGATTGCCTCCTCCGCGTGCTTGAGAACATCGTGGTAGTAAGAATTTTGAGTCACCTCAGCCGTAATGCCCAAAGCCTCAACCACCGAAACACCTGCCGAAAGCAGTGACGAGAGGGTTCTTGCGGTCCGGGCCGAGTTGGTTTCTTTGGTGATACTTCCAATAACCGGCAATTTCAAAATGGTCCAATCAAAACCGCGTTTACCAGGCTTGGTTTTTAGTAAAGTGATGAAACCGACAATGACCGCAATAACGATTACCAGACCTAAGATAGTGTGGTTAATAATAAAATTACTGATATTTAGAATAAACTGGGTACTGGCCGGCAAAGCCACTTTCAATTCTTTAAAGGTGCCTGTTAAAGTTGGCACCACATAAATCATCATCAGAACACCGATAACCAACATGACAGAAAGAATAATTCCAGGATACATCATCGCCCCACGAATCTTCTTTTTGAGCAGATAGGATTGCTCCATCTGCCTCGAAACAACCTTTAAAGAATCGGAGAGGCTACCGCTTGATTCGCC belongs to Candidatus Paceibacterota bacterium and includes:
- a CDS encoding prepilin-type N-terminal cleavage/methylation domain-containing protein, whose translation is MKHETPRKKVKFYQAVSSFKFQASGSRSRGFSFIETMVIISIIIILSAFAYGAFVTLNRDQALEKDTNSVILLLNQARAMTLGSKGASQYGVHFEADSVTLFKGSTYSASDASNVVTAIGSPVGISAVSLTGGGSEVLFDWLTGDTLQNGTVTLSLNTDPSDSKTITIHQTGLTE
- a CDS encoding type II secretion system F family protein, with the protein product MPVFNYKAQKAEGEIYESSAEFSDRFALYNDLKRRGEMILSIHEVKSKAGNRFSFDQLFGRVGTHEQILFARNLGSMISSGLSLTRALNVILKQTKNKAFQSVITSILGEIGRGQSLAQALSVHPKVFSSLFVSMVRAGESSGSLSDSLKVVSRQMEQSYLLKKKIRGAMMYPGIILSVMLVIGVLMMIYVVPTLTGTFKELKVALPASTQFILNISNFIINHTILGLVIVIAVIVGFITLLKTKPGKRGFDWTILKLPVIGSITKETNSARTARTLSSLLSAGVSVVEALGITAEVTQNSYYHDVLKHAEEAIQKGITISSVFAENEKLYPTFVAEMTSVGEETGQLAPMLLELATYYEAEVEQRTKDMSTIIEPFLMVVIGAAVGFFAISMISPMYSLVNTI
- the tpiA gene encoding triose-phosphate isomerase, which translates into the protein MKKNNKILIANWKMAPETPEIAHEIFGIIKRKMARTKRVEAVICPSYLYLENFASKVSGRRFSIGAQDVFWETTGQAFTGQVSAPMVKAVGAQYVIVGHSERRSFGETDVMVNKKILSSLKAGLIPILCVGESERDSQINYLDFLKDQIKSALVGVKKSGLVNLIIAYEPVWAISTFQKGSINPSDLHEAIIFVRKVVADLYDRETAMSLRVVYGGSVSEENVGALLRGGEADGLLVGKASLNPETFGALIKIADSFK
- a CDS encoding prepilin-type N-terminal cleavage/methylation domain-containing protein; translation: MFDLLNKKRAATLKKSRGFSLLEIVIATAILATVLLGSVGALTLAIKIASANTAKIQAAYLAEEGVEAVRILRDNGWAANIASQASPFYLSFNGTTWQATSVNQYVDGIFERKVTLSSIYRDGSKKIVWSGGTLDTNAKKITVEVSWLSAGATTTKSISTILANIFNN